The genomic region ACTATCATAACCGGAAACAAAAAATTGCAAACTTTCTATATCAGAATTTAGCACAGATACCCCAATCCCTCTATCTACACTCTTGTCTGTAAAAGGCGAAATTAAATTCATTTGCCCTACTTGAATACTTGTTTTTGTAGATGAAAAAATCTTATTCATATACAAATTACTGATATTAAACACATCAGAACCACTCATATCTGTATGAACACCACGACTCCCTTGAATATCACTATCTGTAATGCTTCCTTTATCCGGCGTGCCTGAACCTTGAGAAAAGAATATCCCTCCGGTGAGAGAATAACCATTTACTTCTCCTGAGGTTACATCAATCTTAGCTCGAAATTGATATCTATTGCCTGCACCATCTTTGCCACCCATCAGCGTATAACGTCCAAAAGTAAATCCCTTGATAGAAGCATTTTCGAAAGCTTCTTTTAAATCACTCCCTTCCCCAATTCCAAATCCTAACATCAAAACAATTCCCAAAATTTTATACTTCATCATCGATCCTCCATAACTTAAATCTATTCCTAATTAACTTGATTTGACAATAAACAACTATGAAATGCAATTTCTATTTATCATGAATGATTGATTACATGTTGTTTATGCAAAAATACTACGCAAAAAAAACTTTAATAATTCTGAATTTTATTTACCATTTGTTATTGATTTGTAATCAAAAAACTTTAAAAGTAGTATAAATAAATAAAGAAGATATAAGAATATAAAACAGACAAAAAATCATTTATAACTTAAAACTACAAGGATACTTTTGGTTTATAGCTACTTTTTTCCACATTCATATAAAACTCTAAAATCAATTTATCGACGTCATTGGCTTTTTTAACAATTACAGGCAATAAGATTTTGATACTCATGGGAGTATCTTTTAATTCAGTAAAAAAATTATTCATCGTTTGGACACTTTGGATCTCCCCACGCACAAAATACACATCTGTTATCATTTGGTTTTGCACATCATCTTGAGAGGATTTTTTAATAATTTCTACATTTTTAAAATACTTTTTCAGGTTATCTTTTAATCCGGGCATTGAAGATTGATAGGACATAATATCGAGTATTTTTTGATTAGCATTTTTAGTATTTTTAAGCAATGCTTGTGTGCTGTTAAAATCCTTTTGGACTTGCAAAAACACTGTTTTGATCTTTTTTTCTTCAATATATTGAAGCTTATACATTCCAATCATGGGCCACAAAAAATAATTAATACTGATCCCTACAGCTAAACAAAAAATAACAAAAAAAATCATATTTCTAATAACAAGTTCAGGATCTACATTGATATAAAATAAATTTTTAGAGTTTTTAATTTTCATTAGTCCCTCCCTTTGGTGATTCAACGATAGAAGTTTTAGATTGACTTGTAGAAACAAAATGATACCAACCATTTGAAAGCGCAAAAAATGTTACATGGCTTTTGCCAAAAATTGCCTTGAGAGGATCTTGCAAAAGAAATTTAAATACTTCTTTTGAAGGGACAGAGCCTTTTAAACTCAAAGAATCATTGCCAATCTCAATATAATTAATCGTAATTTGATCAGGAATAATATTAAAAAGATTAATAATAGCATCTCTAACCATAAGATTATGAATTTGTCTATTTTTTGCCAAATCAATTTCAGAAAGTATCCGTTCTTGATAAGAATTAAGTTTGGTAATTTCATCTTGATAGAAAACTTGCTTTACTTGATAATTCTTAATTCGTTCATGCGAAAGAAAAATCTGGTATTTAAGCAGACTCAAAAAACCAAATACAATCACCATAGATAAAAAAATATAAAAAACCCATATCTTAGTAATTTTAGCTAGAATATATTTGGGTTGAGGATTAAGAAAACTAAACTTCATAAATTGCCCTTCTTAAACTCAATTTTTGATAACCCAACCAATTCATCCACAATACAAACGGATATTTTTGATGTCTCAATCATCGTATTTTCTCCCAGATAATTCAAAGCCCCATCAGATATACCATAAGCATCTAAAATAACAATTTCCTCAATAAATTTACTTTCATACAGCTCATTTGAATAAAATTCTCTCAAAGAATTTTGAATAATATTAGATACAATAGATATTTTTGTAAGATCATTAACTTTGTCTTTTGAAGAATCTTCTTCTTGGTTGTCTAATAGAAGTTTTTCATTCAATTTATCAATAAAAAATTCAGAATCCAAATCTACTAAATCATCAATCTCATCATCTAAATCTTCATCTTTATAATCCATAGTAGGCAAATCGGTATGGAAATCCTTTTTTTCTAAAGACTCTTGTTCAATTTCCATATCCTCCACTTCACCTTCTACCATAAAATACCCACCAAAATAAATCCCTTCTAAATCAGCTACCAACAAAGAAACACTACTCCTCTCTTGCAACACATAAAGGCTTGTTTTAGAACCTATTTTATTTTTAATCCGGTGATAGATGACAATAAAAGGCGAAAATAAAAAATCAATTCCGTTGATTTTTGAAAACCTGGCTGCATTCTCTTGAATAGCTGAATTTTTAATATAAACTTTCCAAGTATTGAAGTCCAAAATATTGCATTCTTTAGGATTGATGCCGTATTTTGATAAATCTTCTTTTTTTTCTTTATTGATAATTCCTTGATTATAATTCTTAGACATAGCACTCAGATAAGTAAAAGGGTATTTCTCTTGATAACTCCTAATCAATTTTATAGCATCCATAGACACTTCATTGTCAATAGTTTTAAACTCTCTATTAAAATCTTCAATGACCTTGCCATCTTTAATACGCATAACTTTAAGTGAACAAATTTTACTATCGACATTCACTCCGATAAACACATTTGAAAAAAAATTTCTTATCAGTCTGGAAAAAATATTCATTATAGCCCTATCTGTTGATGATGGATTATTTTATCAAAAGCCAAATACTCTGTCATAAAGGATGCTCCATTCGTTCATATACCATTTTTTTTGCTGCCAACATATCCATATCTTTGGGGATATAAAAAGGATCTAACATATAATAATCAATTTTCGAAAAAGGCTTTGGAATTTTAAATTTATCCCAAGTGGAGAGTTCATAGCAACGATTAAAAACAACCTTTGATACGCTTATGCCGATACCTGTTTTTTGCGCCATTGCCACTACACCATCAGCAATATGGTGATAAGGACCTTTAGGACCATCAGGAGTAATCCCCATATCCCACCCATCTCTCAAGCATTGAAATGACTTTACAAGCACGCGCGTACCATTTTTGCTCGTCGATCCTCGAATGGTGCGAAATCCAAAAAAACTATAAAACTTAACCATCAGCTCTCCATCAAAATGATTACTTGAAATCACATATATTTTAGGTTTTTTGCGAACTTTGAGATAAGCAAAAGGAAGCATCAGAAATTCTCCATGCCAAAAACTTGCAATAAAATTTGTCTCTTTCAAAGATTCTGATAAATGAAACCGATTCTTGCAACTCCAATAAAGTACCCACAAAATTATCCAAACAATACGAGGCAATATCGCCAAAATAATCTTTTGTTTAAACTTTTTTAGATTCATTTTATACATCGCCCTATCAAACTTCCGCCTTCATTTTGACTTATCTGTACATTTACAATATCGCCAATTTTTAAAACTTCTTGGGGAATCTTAATGAGTTTTCCTGTATCACTCCTTCCTTCAGAAAAACTATCCTCCCCATGTTTGATATTTTCAATCAATACTTCATGAAGATGTCCTATTTCCTTTTTTGCTTTATCTCTTAGAATTGTTTTATGTTTGTCTTGAAGTATAGCAAGCCTTTTTGAAGCTACTTCTTTAGATACTATGCTTTCTTTACCCCACTGATAAGATTCTGTATGGGGACGAGGTGAGTATATGAAGCTATACATCGTATCAAATTGCACACTCTCAAGGACATCCATTGTATGAGCAAAATCTTCTTCACTCTCACCCGGAAAAGCCACAATAATATCTGTGCCAATACCCACATGAGGAACAAGAGACTTGAGTTTAGCCACGCGATTGAGATACCATTCTTTGGTATAACCTCTCCTCATTGATTTGAGAATTTTACTTGATCCGCTTTGTAAGGGCATATGAATACATTTGCATATTTTGGGGTTAGATGCAAACTCTTCCAGGAACTCATCATCCATATGCAAAGGATGGGGAGAAGTAAAACGAATTCTTTTTATCCCTTCAATTTTGCTAATCTCTCTCAATAACCCTGCAAAATTAATCATCTTGTGGTTAGAAGAAAAACGAACTCCATAGTTATTTACATTTTGTCCTAAAAGCATCAATTCTTTCACGCCATTTTGAGCAAGCTTTTCGGCTTCAGATAAAATCAAATCCAATGGAATAGAAATTTCTTTACCGCGAGTGTGGGGGACAATACAATAAGCGCATCTCTTATCGCAGCCAATAGAAATATTTAATAATGCCTTTATCCCTATATTTCCGGCAGTATCGAATACATAAGTGCTATCATCATAATCCACTCCAACTTCAACAGCTTTATCCCTATGGATAACTTCAGAAATTTTAGAAATATTTCTTGCTCCTAATACAAAATTCACACTCGGGGCTTTTTTGATGATTTCTTCCCCCATATGGCTGGCAGTGCAACCACAAATTCCAATTTTTGCATGAGGTTTTTTAATGAGGGCAAACTGACCAATTTCTGAAAAAAGCTTACGTTCAGGTTTTTCTCTCACACTACAAGTATTGATAAGAATCAAATCTGCCTCTTTGGCATCTTCTGTGAGGGTATAGCCTTCTTTTGTTTTTAATTCTGCAATCATATGCTCGCTATCTCGCATATTCATGGCACAACCTAAAGTTTCTATATATAATTTCATTCCATGCCTACTTAAACCTAAATAATATGCAACTCATAAATGTAATCTTTTTCATCTAATCCAAATTTCACTTCTGATAAATAAGCACTTTTTCCTTTATTTTGAAAAAAACTTACGACCTTTAATAAATCCTTATGATTATTACTTTTATCAAAATAAATCATATGGTTGTATTCAGGATTTAATTTCTCTGCTAATTTTTCTAAAGTAATTTTTTGTGTTTTATCTTCAAGTTTGGTTTTTGCAAGTATCAATTCCATTTTGGACTCCGTTTTTTTAAAATCATATGAGTATATTCTAACCAGATTTGGCTTATAGAAAGTTTGAGTAAAATTATTTCTAATCATTTTGGATAAATTTTTAGGTATAATACCCTTTCTGCAAAACTTCCCCTGCTTCACAAGTATTCAAACTCAAGCAAATTTCGGGATAATCTTAAAAAACAAAAAAGGAATTAAATGGAAAAAATATTAGATATTATTGAACTCATTGCCTATGAAAAAGGTCTTCAAGTTTCGATGGTTTCTCAAGTAGTCAAAGACTCTATTATCAAAATGGCAAAAAAAGAAATTGATGAAAATACAAATTATAGCGTTGAGGAAGATCCCAAAGAAAGAACGCTTAAACTCATTCAAACTCTTATAGTCTGTGAAGATAATGATACCGGAGTTATCCAAGATCCCAATAATTTTATCCCACTCCAAAAAGCCAAAGAAATGGCGCAAGATGTTAATATTGGCGATGAAATCAAATATGAGTTGAGTCTGGAAGATATGAGTAGAAATGCTGTGAATTCGCTTTTTAGAGATTTAGAATTTAATATCCAACGCACAATCGAAGATCAATTATTTGAAAAATTTAAATCCAATACGGGTAAAATCATTACCGGCGTTGTTGTAAGGGTAGATGAAGCGCAAAATACTTTTATTGAAATTGATGAAATACGAGCTATTCTTTCTATCAAAAATCGTATTAAGGGCGAAAAATTTGTTGTAGGCGATACTGTTTCTTCTATCCTCAAACATGTAAGCATTGATAGAAATGGCATTCGTCTGGAACTTTCACGCACTACTCCAAAAATGCTTGAAGAACTTTTAAAGCTTGAAGTCCCCGAAATTAAAGATGGTGAAGTTGTAATTGCAAAAAGTGCGAGAATTCCGGGAGATCGGGCAAAAATCGCTGTTTATTCTAACAATCCCAAAATTGACCCTATTGGCTCAAGTGTAGGGGTTAAGGGTGTAAGAATCAATGCGGTAAGCAAAGAATTAAATGGTGAAAATATTGATTGTATTGAATACTCTGAAGTGCCTGAAATATTTATTTCCAAAGCCCTCTCCCCTGCCAATATTATTAGCATCAAAATCCAACCCTCCGGCGATCCAACCCTCCCCCCAAAAGCTATCGTCAATATCATGAGTGATCAAAAAAGCAAAGCTATTGGCAAAAATGGGATTAATATCCGCCTTGCTTCCATGCTTACAGGACATGATATTGAACTTATTGAAATTGTTTCACAAAAAGAATCTCAAAATACACAAGACCAAGCTGTCTCAAAAGTCGGTATAGATGCTCTGGAATCACTCTTTAGACAATAATTCTTAAAAATACTCCGGAAAAAAAATGAAAAATATAATTTTTAGATTTCTTTTGATTTTTCTCTTGTTCAATACCCTCTATGCAGATAAAATGCTTTATTTTATGCCTTATGAACAAAAAAATGCTTTGAATTCTTTGATAAAGTCTATTCAATCTTCTCATAAAAATATTGATATTTCTATTTATAGTTTTACCCATAGAGAAATCGCCAAAGCTCTTAAAAATGCAGCAAAAAGAGGAGTTAATATCCGTATTATTTATGATTATGAATCCAATATCAACAACCCTTACTCCACCATCGGTTATCTTAGCAAATATAATCACATCCAAACTTGTCTCCTACAAGGACAAAAGAAACAAAATAAACACAAGCAATATTTTGGAATCATGCACCAAAAATTAGCCATTATAGATAATCACACCCTCATTCTCGGATCAGCAAACTGGAGTAAAAATGCTTTTGAAAATAACTATGAAGTCCTTTTGCTAAGTGATGATACAACACTGATTGCTAAAGCTAAAAACTATTACAACAAAATGTTTAAACGCTGCACGCCCTATTGATTTAAATGTTTTTTAACCATTGCTGAAATTCTGTGCCCATTAGCGACTTCATTGAGATGTTTAAGCGCTCCCATTACTTTGCCCATATCTTTGGAAGATATCCCCCCAACTGCCTTGATAGTCTTGATAACTTCTTTTTCAAGCTCTTCATCGCTTAATTGTTTGGGCAAATATTCCAGAATAATCTGCATTTCTTTATTTTCTTTGTCAAACAGATCTTTCCTGTCTGCTTTCTTATAAGCATCTGCAGCATCAAGCCTTTGTTTATAAGCGCTTTTCAAAATCCCAATCACATCTGTGTCGCTCAAGACAATTCTTTTATCAACTTCAACTTGCTTCAAAGAACTATTCAGCATACGTATTGTATCACGCCTAAAATTATCTCCATTTTTCATGGCTATTTTTAAGTCTTGCACCATTTTTTCTTTAATTGCACTCATGGCATTTTCCTTTGGAATAAACTTTGCTTTGTATTATACAGTTAGTTTGCAAAAGGATTTAGAAATGCAAAAATTCTCTTTTAAAAATATGTTTATTTTGCTTTGGGCAATGGGAATTATAAGTGTTTACGCTTATGAACCTGAAATAGACCTCAACCCTCCTGCGTATGTTGAAGAAATGCCCTCTAAAGAATTTATCCCGGAATTTAGCAAACCCGGAAGTCTTTTTGGGCAAGGTGAGCGTCCTTTATTTGCAGATAGGCGTGCAATGAAACCTGATGATTTAATTACTATCATCATCAATGAAACTTCTAATGCTAATTACACCACTTCAAAAGCTTATAATACAGCTTCCGGAGGTAATTCCACGCCTCCAAGACTTGCCTATAACGGAAAGGATGCAAACAAACAAAAATCAGCAGAATTCCTGGATGATCAAACCAATTATAGTCTCACCAAACCTTCTAATAATACAAATTTTAAAGGAGGAGGGGCTCAAAGTAAAAATGAGAATCTTACTCTTACAATCACAGCTAGAATCATCAAAGTGTTGGAGAATGGAAATTATTTTATTTATGGGAATAAGGAAATTCTTGTAGATGGAGAAAAACAAATCCTCAAAATTAGTGGCGTCATCAGACCTTATGATATAAGCAGAAACAATACTATTGAATCTAAATTTATCTCTGATGCTAAAATTC from Helicobacter sp. 11S03491-1 harbors:
- a CDS encoding lysophospholipid acyltransferase family protein; this encodes MNLKKFKQKIILAILPRIVWIILWVLYWSCKNRFHLSESLKETNFIASFWHGEFLMLPFAYLKVRKKPKIYVISSNHFDGELMVKFYSFFGFRTIRGSTSKNGTRVLVKSFQCLRDGWDMGITPDGPKGPYHHIADGVVAMAQKTGIGISVSKVVFNRCYELSTWDKFKIPKPFSKIDYYMLDPFYIPKDMDMLAAKKMVYERMEHPL
- the miaB gene encoding tRNA (N6-isopentenyl adenosine(37)-C2)-methylthiotransferase MiaB, which encodes MKLYIETLGCAMNMRDSEHMIAELKTKEGYTLTEDAKEADLILINTCSVREKPERKLFSEIGQFALIKKPHAKIGICGCTASHMGEEIIKKAPSVNFVLGARNISKISEVIHRDKAVEVGVDYDDSTYVFDTAGNIGIKALLNISIGCDKRCAYCIVPHTRGKEISIPLDLILSEAEKLAQNGVKELMLLGQNVNNYGVRFSSNHKMINFAGLLREISKIEGIKRIRFTSPHPLHMDDEFLEEFASNPKICKCIHMPLQSGSSKILKSMRRGYTKEWYLNRVAKLKSLVPHVGIGTDIIVAFPGESEEDFAHTMDVLESVQFDTMYSFIYSPRPHTESYQWGKESIVSKEVASKRLAILQDKHKTILRDKAKKEIGHLHEVLIENIKHGEDSFSEGRSDTGKLIKIPQEVLKIGDIVNVQISQNEGGSLIGRCIK
- a CDS encoding HP0268 family nuclease → MELILAKTKLEDKTQKITLEKLAEKLNPEYNHMIYFDKSNNHKDLLKVVSFFQNKGKSAYLSEVKFGLDEKDYIYELHII
- the nusA gene encoding transcription termination factor NusA; translated protein: MEKILDIIELIAYEKGLQVSMVSQVVKDSIIKMAKKEIDENTNYSVEEDPKERTLKLIQTLIVCEDNDTGVIQDPNNFIPLQKAKEMAQDVNIGDEIKYELSLEDMSRNAVNSLFRDLEFNIQRTIEDQLFEKFKSNTGKIITGVVVRVDEAQNTFIEIDEIRAILSIKNRIKGEKFVVGDTVSSILKHVSIDRNGIRLELSRTTPKMLEELLKLEVPEIKDGEVVIAKSARIPGDRAKIAVYSNNPKIDPIGSSVGVKGVRINAVSKELNGENIDCIEYSEVPEIFISKALSPANIISIKIQPSGDPTLPPKAIVNIMSDQKSKAIGKNGINIRLASMLTGHDIELIEIVSQKESQNTQDQAVSKVGIDALESLFRQ
- a CDS encoding phospholipase D-like domain-containing protein, with translation MKNIIFRFLLIFLLFNTLYADKMLYFMPYEQKNALNSLIKSIQSSHKNIDISIYSFTHREIAKALKNAAKRGVNIRIIYDYESNINNPYSTIGYLSKYNHIQTCLLQGQKKQNKHKQYFGIMHQKLAIIDNHTLILGSANWSKNAFENNYEVLLLSDDTTLIAKAKNYYNKMFKRCTPY
- a CDS encoding GatB/YqeY domain-containing protein, with the protein product MSAIKEKMVQDLKIAMKNGDNFRRDTIRMLNSSLKQVEVDKRIVLSDTDVIGILKSAYKQRLDAADAYKKADRKDLFDKENKEMQIILEYLPKQLSDEELEKEVIKTIKAVGGISSKDMGKVMGALKHLNEVANGHRISAMVKKHLNQ
- the flgH gene encoding flagellar basal body L-ring protein FlgH, whose amino-acid sequence is MFILLWAMGIISVYAYEPEIDLNPPAYVEEMPSKEFIPEFSKPGSLFGQGERPLFADRRAMKPDDLITIIINETSNANYTTSKAYNTASGGNSTPPRLAYNGKDANKQKSAEFLDDQTNYSLTKPSNNTNFKGGGAQSKNENLTLTITARIIKVLENGNYFIYGNKEILVDGEKQILKISGVIRPYDISRNNTIESKFISDAKIQYANIGSLSNTDKKKFASDALESEWPY